The genome window CCCCAATAGACTATCATGCGATAGCTGCACGCGCCGAGGAGTCGCCGGTACGATGCGCTGACCCTGAAGCAGAGGCTCAAATGATCGCGGCTATTGATAAGTGCATGCAGGAGGGATCGCGAGATACGCTCGGCGGCATTTTTGAGGTCGTCGCTCTTAACTGCCCTCCGGGATTGGGTAGCTTTGTGCACTGGGACCGTAAACTCGACAGCCGGCTGACGGCAGCGGTTATGTCTATCCAGGCCATCAAAGGTGTGGAGATCGGCATGGGGTTCGGAGTAGCAGAGGTTCCCGGCTCTAAAGTCCACGACGAACTGTTCTTCCAGCAGTCTGCTGGCTTTCTACGCGGTACCAACAATGCAGGGGGTATTGAAGGGGGTATGACCAACGGGGAGCCTGTGGTGGTGCGCGCCGCCATGAAACCGCTCTCCACGCTGCCAACCCCGCTCGCCTCGGTGGACATGCAGACGCATCAGCCTGTTAAAGCGCACTTCGAGCGCTCGGACGTTTGCGCGGTGCCCGCAGCGGCCACCATTGGCGAGGCAATGGTCGCCCTTACCCTGGCCGACGCGCTCCTCGAAAAATTCGGTGGCGATAGCGTTGAGGAGTTTGAACATAACCTCCATGGATACTTGGATGCGATCCGCGCTCGCGGCTGGCAACCACATCATGCTTCCTGAAATACGCTCCGATCGTCGGCCCAATCTGGTACTTATCGGCTTTATGGGCACGGGAAAAAGCACCATTGGCCGTCTGTGTGCGCGCCGGCTCGACATGGAGTTTCGCGATAGCGACGCCCTCATCGAGCAGCGCACCAATCTCTCCATCCCCCAAATTTTCGCAGAAAAAGGCGAGCCTTGGTTTCGCCGCATCGAACGCATCATCATCGAGGAGCTCGCCTCGCATCAAGGTCTCGTCATCGCTACCGGTGGGGGCGTTCCGCTCGACCCCACAAACGTCGAGCGGCTTCGCGCCTCCGGCCTGCTCGTGCTGTTGAGAGCTCAACCCGATGTCATCCTCGAGCGCGTAGGGCCGGTGCACAAACGCCCTCTCTTAGCGCAAGGGACCGACCCAAAGGAGCGCATTCGCACGCTCCTAGCAGAGCGCGAAGCCGCCTACCGCAAGGCCGCTCACTGTGTGGTGGACACCTCTCATTGCAGCCCAGAAGAGTCGGCAGAGAAGGTCGTTCTGCTCTATAAAGTGACCCAAGGTGGTTAGAAAAGGAGACAGCACCATCGGCATACGAAGAGACGTTCCTGTCCATCTCGGCGACCGGAGCTACACCATCACTATAGGCGCCGAACTGATCGCATCGGGCGATGCAGCCGATCAGATCGCGGCCATCGCCAAAGGGGCGCGCGCGGCCATTGTTACCCACCCAAACCTTCGCGCCCTCTACGGTGAAACGCTGGCCACGATGCTAAGCCTGAGGGGTTGTGAAACCATCTTCTGCGAAGTAGAAGAGGGAGAGACCTTCAAACATCTGGCCACCGTGGAAAGGCTCTATCATCAGTTCGTTGAGGCCCAACTCGACCGACGCTGCCTCATCATCGCGCTCGGAGGGGGCGTTATCGGCGACACAGCGGGCTTTGCGGCCGCAACCTACCTGCGCGGTCTACGCCTGATTCAAATTCCCACAACCCTGCTCGCCCAAGTAGATGCCTCTATCGGCGGAAAAACCGGCGTCAACCTGCCGCAAGGCAAAAACCTTGTGGGGGCTTTTTATCAACCATCTCTGGTGCTCATTGACATCTCTACCCTTAAAACCTTGCCGATCCGAGAGCTACGCGCCGGTTTGGCGGAAGTCCTTAAATACGGTATCATTTATGATCAAGCGTTTTTTGAAGAGACCTATCAGGCTCTTCCCCAGCTCTTGAGCTACGATGTCGAGGCGCTTACCAAGGCGGTTGCCCGCTCCTGCGAGATCAAAGCCGAAGTGGTCGCGCAAGACGAAACGGAACAGGGGTTGCGCGCTATTCTCAACTTCGGCCATACTCTTGGGCATGCCCTTGAGGCAGCCACGGCCTACGAACGCTACCTGCACGGCGAGGCGGTAGCCATCGGCATGGTAGCGGCCGCTCTGGTGGGGGAGGAGATGGGAATCACCTCTCACGAAACAACGCGTCAGATCATCTCGGCACTGCAGCAGGCCGGCTTGCCCACCCGATTCCCTTCAGAGGTGCCTCTGCCTGAGGTTCTAGAGATTATGCACCGAGATAAAAAAGTGATCAACGGAAAAACTCGATTCATCCTAGCCCGCGCTATAGGAAAAGTCGAGATCGTTCCCGACGTTCCAGATGCTGTTGTGCAGAAAGCACTGGAACGCCATCGAGCAGGGCTTTTCTCGCCCTAACAACATCTCTCGAACCATTGCCTGCGAGGGCTACGTAAATAGAGTATGAGCAATACAGAACCTAATACATCCTCTCAAGGCTTACAGGAAGAGCCCTCGGCCCTTCTGCCACCCATAGGACGCCAGTTGCTTATACTCGCCTGGCTCCTGCTCTTCGGTGGGCGCTGGCTCATTGCCCCTCTGCTGCAGATCAATGGGCTGCTCACGCCCCAAGCGCTCGCAGCACTTGATGAGGGACCGCTCATGAAGCTCTATCTGGTTCTTTTTGTTATCTGTGTCACTTTGGCCGTCTGGCAGTGGGTGCGCGACTTACAACCCCCTACACAACCCACCAGAGAAGAGGAGACACGTGGCTGAACTTTCTACCATTCAGGGCTACGAACTGCTGGAGCTTATAGGAGAAGGCCCACTTTTCGCCGTTTATAAAGCGCGCGACACGAAAACGAATCGTGTTGTCGCTTTGAAACAGGTGGTGCCTGAACGCGCCACGGATGTCCGCTTTCTTCAGGGCCTGCAGATCGGCCTTCAAAAAGCACAACAGCTGTCACATCCTAACATCACAGCCCTTTACAGTATTCAGCTGCAAGCCGCAAGCCCATTTTTCGTCACCGAATTTGCGCGCGGAACCAACCTGAAAGAACGCATCCATCGTATCGCACCCTTTACCGTGCCCGTAGCCGTGGACATCGCCTGTACCCTTGCCGATGCCCTGCGCGTAGCACATAGCCTCGAACTGCCCCATGGCGACCTACGCCCCCAAAACATCATCGTAACCCCGGAAGGGGCCGTTAAGATCATAGATTTTGGTGTCGCAGAAGGCATCGCTCTCTCTCCATCCACACAACAGATTCTCCTCATGGCGCGTGCACCTTACCATGCCCCCGAGCTTTCCGTAACGCGCCCTGGCACCCCAGCAGGAGATATCTATGCCCTTGGCGCTATTCTCTACGAGATGCTTACAGGCGCCCCCCTCTATACAGCCGAAACAGCGCAAGCCATCGCCGATCTCCACGCCTTCGCTGCCATCCCCTCCCCGCGCACGGTGAACTCCAGTGTGCCCCGCGCCCTGGAAGGCATCACCCTCAAATGCTTACAGAAACGGCCGGAACAACGCTACACCTCCGCTGCCGATCTGCTCAATGACCTTAAAGAGGTGCGTGATGCCCTGCGCTTCGGTAAGCCGCTCTCTTGGTCGCTTGCCGACATCGAAAACCTCTCCGACGCTCCCCCACGCCGTCCCACACCAGAACCAACAGCCGTATCTCCTGCCCCTTCATCCACCACAGCAGGCGATGAAACTTCTCAGCCCGTGAGGCCTATGGCTATGCCCTCATCTACAAATCGTCTTCGTGCCCGTGAAGAGCGCCTCTCTAGCTGCCTCCTTGCCGCAATTGGCGCTGTATCGGCAGTGATCGTGTTGCTGCTCGTGGCCTTCTACGCGATCTACCATACCTACTGGGTCGCTCCTCCTGCCATTCATGCCCCCAACTTCGTGGGCATGAACGTTGATGATGCGCAAAAACTGGCCTCCCAGCTTCATATCCATCTCCTGCTTCATGGGGATTACATGGATAAGCCACGCAATATCATCTATAAAACCGATCTTGCTCCAGGTGAGGAGATCCGCCCAGACCACTACGTCAACGTCTGGTACAGCAAAGGCCCAACCTATGTCAACGTTCCGAACGTGGTGGGTCTGCCGCGCGATCAGGCGGAACAGAAGCTCCTGAGCGTGGGACTAAAGGTGGGACAGGTGATACCAGTCTATAGCAACACGGTGCCCCAGGGCGTTGTGGTAAGCCAAGATGTTTCCGACCAGAAGCGTGTGCTGCACGACACCGCGGTAGACCTCACGGTGAGCGATGGCCCTCAACCCGACTACGCTCAGCCAGCGCCTCCTTCCAGCAGCACCACCGATAACAGCTCCACGCCGCCCCCGTCAGACACCAACAGCTCTAACGACCAGCTGCAAACCCATGAATTTAAATCCACCATTGTGCTTCAACCAACGGCCACGAGCGGGCCAGGCCCCTGGGAGGTAAGGATATCTTATACAGATGCCACCGGCATTCCTATAGATGTCATTGATGAGCAGCACTACTCCGGTGACAAAGTGCCCATTGACTTCACCTATCAGGGCGATCACTTCACGTTGCGCATCTACTACAACGACCAGCTCGTCCTACAGCATGTCTACTACGCCTCTCAAGCTCAATCCGATCCAAAAGGCAACACACCATGAGAACGATACGGATTGCGCCATCTCTCCTATCAGCCAACTTTGGGCGGCTCGCTCAGGCCGCTAAAGAGGCCGAGGAGGCCGGCGCGGAATACCTGCATTTCGATGTAATGGACGGCCGCTTTGTGCCCAATATCACCATGGGGCCGGCGGCTCTACAGGCCCTTCGCCCCGTCTCCTCCGCCTTCTTCGATGTCCATCTGATGATCGTAGAACCGGAACGCTACCTCGAAGACTTCCGTCGCGCCGGTGCCGACGGCATCACCGTGCATGTGGAGGCCTGCACACATCTCCAACGCACCCTCGCCCACATACGTAGCTTGGGCGCAAAGGCGGGTGTGGCTCTTAATCCTGCCACACCTCCCGAGGTACTGGAGTACGTTCTGGAAGATCTCGATCTCGTTCTCGTTATGACCGTGAACCCTGGTTTCGGGGGGCAGGAGTTTTTGCCAACCATGCTGCCTAAAATCGAGCAGGTGCATCAGCTTGTGACCCACGTCGCCCACCCGATCGCTATTGAGGTAGATGGGGGCATTGACGTGCATACCGCTCCACAAACGGTTGCACGAGGGGCAAATGTCCTTGTAGCGGGAACCGCCATCTATCATCACCCTGAAGGGGTAAGCGCTGGAGTGCGTGCACTTCGTCGCTCTGTAGAGGGCTTGCGATGACACAAGACGATCGCAACCGAACCACTCTCGACCTGCCGCTCTCTCCTCGTTCGCGCCGCTTAAGAACGGTTGGAGCGCTGCTCATGCTTGCCATTCTTGGCATGATCGCCTTCGGATGGTTCTATCTCCAACCCAAACTCTCCTATGCGGTGCATGCCAATTCTCACATCGTGCACGATCTGCGCTATCCACCTATCCTGCGCGAACATGCCCGCCGAGTTGCCGTAACGCAGCTGATGTTCGGCATGTACTACTGGGCCTTTTGCTTCCTCCTAGTCCTCGGCCTTCTATTTGTTGCCTGGCTTGACATCGTCGAGACGCGAGTTCGCGCCCTTCTCGCTCGGCGCGACATGGTACGCCAGATCGCCACCTCCGGTCGCTCAACCTCCTCTCAAGAGAGAAAGGAATGACGGAATCGGAACGCTGGATGCGCCGTGCACTGCGGCTTGCAACAAAAGGCTTTACTGCCCCTAATCCCATGGTAGGCTGCGTCTTGGTACGTAATGGGGAGATTGTTGGAGAGGGATACCATTTCGTCGCCGGAATGCCCCATGCCGAAGTCAACGCGTTACAACAGGCCGGCGAACGCGCACGCGGCGCAACCGCCTACGTTACCCTTGAGCCCTGTTGCCACTATGGGCGCACTCCCCCCTGTACCAAAGCGCTTATCGCGGCCGGTGTACGCCATGTGGTGGTGGCCACACTCGATCCAGACCCACGTGTAAGAGGGCGTGGCGTTGCGGAGCTCCGTGAGGCAGGCCTCTCCGTGGAGGTCGGTGTGCTGGAACCGGCGGCACGCGCCCTTAATCGCGCTTTCTTCCACTTTCATGAAACCGGTCTGCCTTTGATTACGCTCAAAGTAGCAATGACTCTCGACGGGAAAGTGGCTACCTTCACGGGCGACACACGCTGGATCACGGGACAAAAAGCCAGAAACTATGTGCATCGCCTCCGATCGCAAAGTGGGGCCGTATTGGCCGGCATCGGCACCGTGCTTGCCGACGATCCGCGTCTCGATGCCCGTCTCCCCGGCCGGCCCTCACCGCGCCAGCCGTTGCGCGTCATCGTAGATAGCCATCTGCGCACCCCTCCCTGCTGTGCTGCCATCCGACTTGCTCAACAAAATCCCCAGACCTATCCGCTGCTTATTGCCACCACCGCTCCGCAGCCTCCGAAAGAGCTCGCAGGATCAGGGGTCGAGGTCGTCACCCTGCCCAGCGACTCTGCCGGTCGGGTAGATCTTCACGCGCTCACTCGTCTCCTTGCCACCCGACAGATTATCAGTGTTCTGGTAGAAGGCGGGCCTACTCTCCACGAGGCCTTCCTCAAGGCGGGATTAGCAAATCGCGTGCTCTTCTTCATCGCCCCCAAGCTCGTGGGGGGAAAGAGCGCTCCAACGGCCATAGAGGGCGACGGAGTGGCCACATTGGCGGAGGCCTGGCAACTGAGCCCCTTCA of Chthonomonas calidirosea T49 contains these proteins:
- the aroC gene encoding chorismate synthase codes for the protein MLRFLTGGESHGPSLSAIIEGLPANLPIDLDAINKQLKRRQGGYGRGARQQIESDTVEILSGVRYGRTMGGPITLLVRNRDWENWRERMSITPVENPDPPVTRPRPGHADFAGMLKYHSNDLRTILERSSARNTAALVALGAICRALLDVAGIEVLSHVVAIGGIHAHFSPPIDYHAIAARAEESPVRCADPEAEAQMIAAIDKCMQEGSRDTLGGIFEVVALNCPPGLGSFVHWDRKLDSRLTAAVMSIQAIKGVEIGMGFGVAEVPGSKVHDELFFQQSAGFLRGTNNAGGIEGGMTNGEPVVVRAAMKPLSTLPTPLASVDMQTHQPVKAHFERSDVCAVPAAATIGEAMVALTLADALLEKFGGDSVEEFEHNLHGYLDAIRARGWQPHHAS
- a CDS encoding protein kinase domain-containing protein, whose protein sequence is MAELSTIQGYELLELIGEGPLFAVYKARDTKTNRVVALKQVVPERATDVRFLQGLQIGLQKAQQLSHPNITALYSIQLQAASPFFVTEFARGTNLKERIHRIAPFTVPVAVDIACTLADALRVAHSLELPHGDLRPQNIIVTPEGAVKIIDFGVAEGIALSPSTQQILLMARAPYHAPELSVTRPGTPAGDIYALGAILYEMLTGAPLYTAETAQAIADLHAFAAIPSPRTVNSSVPRALEGITLKCLQKRPEQRYTSAADLLNDLKEVRDALRFGKPLSWSLADIENLSDAPPRRPTPEPTAVSPAPSSTTAGDETSQPVRPMAMPSSTNRLRAREERLSSCLLAAIGAVSAVIVLLLVAFYAIYHTYWVAPPAIHAPNFVGMNVDDAQKLASQLHIHLLLHGDYMDKPRNIIYKTDLAPGEEIRPDHYVNVWYSKGPTYVNVPNVVGLPRDQAEQKLLSVGLKVGQVIPVYSNTVPQGVVVSQDVSDQKRVLHDTAVDLTVSDGPQPDYAQPAPPSSSTTDNSSTPPPSDTNSSNDQLQTHEFKSTIVLQPTATSGPGPWEVRISYTDATGIPIDVIDEQHYSGDKVPIDFTYQGDHFTLRIYYNDQLVLQHVYYASQAQSDPKGNTP
- a CDS encoding shikimate kinase, yielding MRSALAAGNHIMLPEIRSDRRPNLVLIGFMGTGKSTIGRLCARRLDMEFRDSDALIEQRTNLSIPQIFAEKGEPWFRRIERIIIEELASHQGLVIATGGGVPLDPTNVERLRASGLLVLLRAQPDVILERVGPVHKRPLLAQGTDPKERIRTLLAEREAAYRKAAHCVVDTSHCSPEESAEKVVLLYKVTQGG
- the aroB gene encoding 3-dehydroquinate synthase, producing the protein MVRKGDSTIGIRRDVPVHLGDRSYTITIGAELIASGDAADQIAAIAKGARAAIVTHPNLRALYGETLATMLSLRGCETIFCEVEEGETFKHLATVERLYHQFVEAQLDRRCLIIALGGGVIGDTAGFAAATYLRGLRLIQIPTTLLAQVDASIGGKTGVNLPQGKNLVGAFYQPSLVLIDISTLKTLPIRELRAGLAEVLKYGIIYDQAFFEETYQALPQLLSYDVEALTKAVARSCEIKAEVVAQDETEQGLRAILNFGHTLGHALEAATAYERYLHGEAVAIGMVAAALVGEEMGITSHETTRQIISALQQAGLPTRFPSEVPLPEVLEIMHRDKKVINGKTRFILARAIGKVEIVPDVPDAVVQKALERHRAGLFSP
- the ribD gene encoding bifunctional diaminohydroxyphosphoribosylaminopyrimidine deaminase/5-amino-6-(5-phosphoribosylamino)uracil reductase RibD; amino-acid sequence: MTESERWMRRALRLATKGFTAPNPMVGCVLVRNGEIVGEGYHFVAGMPHAEVNALQQAGERARGATAYVTLEPCCHYGRTPPCTKALIAAGVRHVVVATLDPDPRVRGRGVAELREAGLSVEVGVLEPAARALNRAFFHFHETGLPLITLKVAMTLDGKVATFTGDTRWITGQKARNYVHRLRSQSGAVLAGIGTVLADDPRLDARLPGRPSPRQPLRVIVDSHLRTPPCCAAIRLAQQNPQTYPLLIATTAPQPPKELAGSGVEVVTLPSDSAGRVDLHALTRLLATRQIISVLVEGGPTLHEAFLKAGLANRVLFFIAPKLVGGKSAPTAIEGDGVATLAEAWQLSPFTVRRLAPDIVLEADVLPAQSRQVRGEE
- the rpe gene encoding ribulose-phosphate 3-epimerase, which translates into the protein MRTIRIAPSLLSANFGRLAQAAKEAEEAGAEYLHFDVMDGRFVPNITMGPAALQALRPVSSAFFDVHLMIVEPERYLEDFRRAGADGITVHVEACTHLQRTLAHIRSLGAKAGVALNPATPPEVLEYVLEDLDLVLVMTVNPGFGGQEFLPTMLPKIEQVHQLVTHVAHPIAIEVDGGIDVHTAPQTVARGANVLVAGTAIYHHPEGVSAGVRALRRSVEGLR